One Methanobacterium sp. genomic region harbors:
- a CDS encoding ATP-binding protein — MKCYLTSCFVGFIILDEDFNLMDYELFPKRDLIERQIEVSSGNLTREEEAILKRNVKNCDSIIIETNLNISNYNNLKGASKFKFETPNIGGEFLRSNMTPILKEVGFIDSEDDLNQVLHSVSLELTNYKLKEASKARDMFLIQAINAIDEIDEATGKLIERIREWHVLNFPELDKIKNNEKYIKLIAEYGDRDTIIENELLDEIKISSQSTGTEMEGPDLEVLQGFAGSVKSLQDTKKSLTDYVDQKMSEIAPNLSNLIGSSLGAKLIAHIGGIEKLALLPSSTIQIMGAEKALFRHKKTGERPPKHGLIYQHPEIRSARWWLKGKIARALAAKISIAVRKDVYSGELDPVLKENFDKKIESIKKEHPFPPRPSKSKEDKKKDKGKKKKKKREKYKKKVKDYY, encoded by the coding sequence ATGAAATGTTATCTTACAAGTTGTTTTGTGGGTTTTATTATCTTGGATGAAGATTTTAACCTTATGGATTATGAACTTTTCCCAAAAAGGGATCTGATAGAAAGACAGATTGAAGTCAGCAGTGGTAATTTAACCCGTGAAGAGGAAGCTATACTTAAAAGAAATGTTAAAAATTGTGATTCAATTATAATAGAAACAAACCTAAATATTTCAAATTATAATAATTTAAAAGGAGCGTCTAAATTTAAATTTGAAACTCCAAACATTGGAGGGGAATTTTTAAGGTCAAATATGACCCCTATTTTGAAGGAAGTTGGATTTATAGATTCTGAAGATGATTTAAATCAGGTTTTACACAGCGTATCTTTAGAACTTACAAATTACAAACTTAAAGAAGCATCAAAAGCGAGGGACATGTTTTTAATTCAGGCTATAAATGCAATAGATGAAATTGACGAAGCTACAGGTAAGTTAATTGAAAGAATAAGGGAATGGCATGTACTTAACTTCCCTGAGCTTGATAAAATAAAAAATAATGAAAAATATATTAAATTAATTGCAGAATACGGTGATAGAGATACTATAATTGAAAATGAACTTTTAGATGAGATAAAAATATCAAGTCAAAGCACCGGAACTGAAATGGAAGGCCCTGATCTTGAAGTGCTTCAGGGATTTGCAGGCTCTGTAAAATCGCTTCAAGATACCAAAAAATCCCTCACCGATTATGTGGATCAAAAAATGAGTGAAATTGCCCCAAATTTAAGCAATCTAATTGGCTCATCACTTGGTGCAAAACTGATAGCTCATATTGGTGGCATTGAAAAATTAGCATTACTTCCATCAAGCACTATCCAGATTATGGGTGCAGAAAAAGCACTTTTCAGGCATAAAAAAACTGGAGAGAGACCTCCTAAGCATGGACTTATATATCAACATCCTGAAATTAGAAGTGCCAGGTGGTGGCTCAAAGGGAAAATTGCAAGGGCACTGGCAGCTAAAATATCTATTGCAGTTAGAAAAGATGTTTATTCGGGTGAATTAGACCCTGTTTTAAAAGAAAATTTTGATAAGAAAATTGAATCCATTAAAAAAGAACATCCATTCCCTCCAAGGCCCAGTAAATCCAAAGAAGATAAGAAAAAAGATAAAGGGAAGAAAAAGAAGAAAAAAAGGGAAAAATATAAGAAAAAAGTCAAAGATTATTATTAA
- a CDS encoding fibrillarin-like rRNA/tRNA 2'-O-methyltransferase yields MEITQILPGIYDIDGHIATENVNNGIKVYGERLVEIKDKEYRIWDPRRSKLGAAILNGLETFPFKEDSKVLYLGASAGTTPSHISDISKDGLIYCVEFSPRMMRDLAEVCNQRQNMIPILDDATKPKNYMNMVQKVDIVYSDVAQPKQSELFMDNMRLFLKGDGIGILMIKARSIDVTKSPKKIFKEEESKLKTAGFRVIEKINLEPYEKDHMAFVCEFSF; encoded by the coding sequence ATGGAAATTACTCAAATATTACCCGGCATTTATGATATAGATGGCCATATAGCAACGGAAAATGTTAATAATGGTATTAAAGTTTATGGGGAAAGGTTAGTTGAAATCAAGGATAAAGAGTACAGGATATGGGATCCAAGACGTTCAAAGCTCGGAGCTGCAATTTTAAATGGTTTAGAAACATTTCCATTTAAAGAAGACTCAAAAGTACTGTATTTAGGTGCATCAGCAGGTACAACACCCTCTCATATTTCAGATATATCAAAAGATGGTTTGATATACTGCGTCGAATTTTCACCTAGAATGATGAGGGATCTGGCTGAAGTCTGCAATCAGCGCCAGAATATGATTCCAATCCTTGATGACGCCACAAAACCAAAGAATTACATGAATATGGTTCAAAAGGTTGATATTGTATATTCTGATGTGGCCCAGCCTAAACAATCAGAGCTTTTCATGGACAACATGCGTTTATTTTTAAAAGGCGATGGAATAGGGATTTTAATGATAAAGGCAAGGAGTATTGATGTAACTAAATCTCCAAAAAAGATATTTAAAGAAGAGGAATCAAAATTAAAAACAGCAGGATTTAGAGTAATCGAAAAAATCAACCTTGAGCCTTATGAAAAGGACCACATGGCTTTTGTCTGTGAATTCAGTTTTTAG
- a CDS encoding DUF6773 family protein — protein sequence MKAVKDERIEKIENKYGAHAFIIISALLISSALFKSLILNLPFKEYLTETIIFLIGTGYYAIRIANAGLFHMVKESKIYIIISFAVTSIVFGVLIGLINMFRYQNGQFNGITMVSMSILAVEAFILILAAWAVFEWLSKRGEQKQFNEN from the coding sequence ATGAAAGCAGTTAAAGATGAAAGAATTGAAAAAATAGAAAATAAATATGGAGCACATGCTTTTATAATAATATCTGCATTATTAATTTCATCTGCACTATTCAAATCACTTATCTTAAATTTACCATTTAAAGAATATCTCACAGAAACCATTATATTCTTAATAGGAACAGGATATTACGCAATTAGAATTGCAAATGCAGGTTTATTCCACATGGTCAAAGAAAGCAAAATATATATTATTATCTCTTTTGCTGTAACTTCTATCGTTTTTGGTGTTTTAATAGGACTTATAAATATGTTCAGGTATCAAAACGGACAGTTTAATGGGATAACAATGGTCAGCATGTCAATTTTAGCAGTAGAAGCCTTTATTCTCATATTGGCTGCATGGGCAGTTTTTGAATGGTTATCTAAAAGAGGGGAACAAAAACAGTTTAATGAAAATTAG
- a CDS encoding helix-turn-helix transcriptional regulator, producing the protein MKNKRMKIARVEKDLSQEQLAELVGVTRQTIGLIELGKYNPSLNLCVAICKALGKTLNDLFWEE; encoded by the coding sequence ATGAAAAACAAGAGGATGAAAATTGCAAGAGTCGAAAAAGATTTATCACAGGAGCAGCTTGCAGAACTTGTTGGAGTTACAAGGCAAACAATAGGACTTATAGAACTAGGAAAGTATAATCCTTCGTTAAATTTATGTGTTGCTATTTGTAAAGCTTTAGGAAAAACATTGAATGATTTATTTTGGGAGGAATAA
- a CDS encoding DUF3892 domain-containing protein has product MTEWSDYGISAVRYDGETRIDQVRVHKNNKGKVDNSEIWPRRDVIAALKMNFELITLIDNDQGQWVMGSKVVIDDVGGTDYIKTVKDGTTRDNLDNLPRF; this is encoded by the coding sequence ATGACAGAATGGAGTGACTATGGTATATCTGCCGTCAGGTATGATGGAGAAACCCGCATCGATCAGGTGAGGGTTCATAAAAATAATAAAGGTAAAGTGGATAACTCTGAAATATGGCCTCGAAGAGACGTGATTGCAGCATTAAAAATGAATTTTGAGCTTATAACGCTCATTGATAATGATCAAGGTCAATGGGTTATGGGATCTAAAGTTGTAATCGATGATGTTGGTGGAACTGACTACATCAAGACAGTCAAAGACGGTACCACAAGGGATAATTTAGATAATCTTCCTAGGTTTTAA
- the coaBC gene encoding bifunctional phosphopantothenoylcysteine decarboxylase/phosphopantothenate--cysteine ligase CoaBC, producing the protein MEIVLCVTGSIAAIESIKLARELARHGINVKCFMSDGACEIIHPYAMEFATGQDVVTKITGKIEHVKYANADLILVAPATANVISKFAYKIADNPINTLLITAFGYNTPILMVPSMHNSMYKAVKENIETLKGEGITFVKPKVEEKKAKFPDINDIVLHVLRETSKMELRGKKVLVSAGSTYEKIDEVRGITNRSSGKMGIEIAKEAFIRGADVTLIKGQMTADVPHVFDVVEVESSSQMHYAVSKLASKSDVFVSSAAVSDFKVKNAEAAKLSSDTDITIELERTPKILNEVKEINPDIFLVGFKAVHNLSDEELLNAAKKRMLESDADLMVANDVAVEGAGFGSDDNQVVLMDDEIIEISLSPKREIAKRIIDRIISKSL; encoded by the coding sequence ATGGAAATTGTGCTTTGTGTTACAGGAAGTATAGCTGCTATAGAATCCATTAAACTCGCAAGAGAACTTGCAAGACATGGAATTAATGTAAAATGCTTTATGAGCGACGGTGCATGCGAAATAATCCACCCATACGCCATGGAATTTGCAACAGGCCAGGACGTCGTTACCAAAATTACAGGCAAAATAGAGCATGTTAAATATGCAAATGCCGATTTAATTCTGGTTGCTCCTGCTACTGCCAATGTAATAAGTAAATTTGCCTATAAAATTGCAGACAACCCCATTAACACCCTCTTAATTACAGCCTTTGGGTATAATACACCCATCCTAATGGTTCCATCCATGCATAATTCCATGTATAAAGCTGTAAAAGAAAACATTGAAACTCTTAAAGGCGAAGGGATCACATTTGTAAAGCCTAAAGTTGAAGAGAAAAAGGCCAAATTCCCAGATATCAATGATATTGTTCTTCATGTGCTACGAGAGACCTCCAAAATGGAACTAAGAGGTAAAAAAGTACTTGTAAGTGCTGGTTCTACCTATGAAAAGATCGACGAAGTCAGGGGCATTACAAATAGAAGTTCCGGTAAAATGGGAATTGAAATCGCCAAAGAAGCCTTTATCAGGGGAGCCGATGTTACACTCATAAAAGGCCAGATGACTGCAGACGTGCCCCATGTATTTGACGTTGTTGAAGTTGAATCATCATCCCAAATGCACTATGCAGTGTCCAAATTAGCCTCTAAAAGTGATGTGTTTGTTTCTTCTGCTGCAGTTTCCGACTTCAAAGTTAAAAACGCAGAAGCAGCTAAACTCTCATCAGATACAGACATAACAATAGAACTTGAACGGACACCTAAAATATTAAATGAAGTTAAGGAAATCAACCCTGACATTTTCCTTGTCGGGTTTAAAGCAGTTCACAACCTGTCTGATGAAGAACTGCTCAATGCTGCAAAGAAAAGGATGTTAGAATCTGATGCAGACCTCATGGTTGCAAACGATGTTGCAGTGGAAGGTGCCGGATTTGGATCTGATGATAATCAGGTCGTCTTGATGGATGATGAGATCATTGAGATATCTTTGAGCCCTAAGCGGGAAATTGCAAAGCGGATTATCGACAGGATCATTAGCAAAAGCTTATAA
- a CDS encoding transcription elongation factor NusA, with protein MLCQGCENKLKSGEITQLDLDIAKLLYKLGEGTIGFKKTIEIGDVVIIVTEKDQVGKIIGKSGKIVRAISKKIGKKVRVIGEGSDFKEVAKDILAPARISGINIVYGTDGEEKYKIRVMREDSRRLPARLDLLNDIMNQLTHEKTVIVIDDL; from the coding sequence ATGTTATGTCAAGGGTGTGAAAACAAGTTAAAAAGTGGTGAAATAACCCAATTGGATTTAGACATTGCAAAATTACTTTACAAACTTGGAGAAGGCACAATAGGCTTTAAAAAGACTATTGAAATAGGGGACGTTGTTATAATAGTAACAGAGAAAGACCAAGTTGGTAAAATCATAGGCAAAAGTGGAAAAATAGTAAGAGCAATATCAAAGAAAATAGGGAAGAAAGTAAGAGTTATAGGAGAAGGCTCTGACTTTAAAGAAGTGGCAAAGGATATTTTAGCCCCTGCAAGGATCTCAGGAATTAACATAGTCTATGGAACTGATGGAGAAGAAAAATACAAAATTAGAGTCATGAGAGAAGATTCAAGAAGACTTCCTGCAAGATTAGATCTATTAAACGATATCATGAACCAGCTAACCCACGAAAAAACTGTTATTGTTATTGATGACCTCTAA
- a CDS encoding PsbP-related protein, whose translation MNGPLRKGKDKSNNLLSGSQQKYKNKSRNPFKGPYKEEAFAISLAILIALLVLLVTHVSTGSTEQIQQVNQSVNQTAEIPTKIYSAGGISLQYPSSWNITTDEINETNTQIVIQDPTSANNPQSTQITAFTIFKVQNDGSETLEQRKDSFIQSFTNSGANIALTNTSNITVSGINATEAVYTGNDPKYNKIQLKVIYFEQNGIFYILGFFTKGIDLQSQDPYFNIILNSFKIQ comes from the coding sequence ATGAACGGTCCATTGAGAAAGGGTAAAGATAAAAGTAATAATTTACTAAGCGGCTCACAACAAAAGTATAAGAATAAAAGCCGTAACCCATTTAAGGGTCCGTATAAGGAAGAAGCATTTGCAATTAGTCTTGCAATTCTTATAGCGCTTCTGGTACTTTTAGTAACCCATGTATCAACTGGAAGTACTGAGCAGATTCAACAGGTCAACCAATCAGTTAACCAAACAGCTGAAATACCCACAAAAATCTACTCAGCTGGGGGAATATCACTTCAATATCCTTCTTCATGGAACATTACAACTGATGAAATCAATGAAACCAATACACAGATTGTAATTCAGGACCCTACTTCAGCAAATAATCCTCAAAGCACGCAGATCACAGCTTTTACTATATTTAAAGTGCAAAATGATGGATCTGAAACATTAGAACAGAGAAAAGATAGTTTTATCCAAAGTTTTACAAATTCTGGTGCCAATATAGCACTTACAAACACTTCAAATATTACTGTAAGTGGTATAAATGCCACAGAAGCTGTATACACAGGGAATGACCCCAAGTACAATAAAATACAATTAAAAGTAATATATTTTGAGCAAAATGGTATTTTTTATATACTGGGATTCTTTACCAAAGGAATTGATTTACAAAGTCAAGATCCGTACTTCAACATAATATTAAATAGTTTTAAAATCCAGTAA
- a CDS encoding PsbP-related protein gives MKKYMFAIILIIAVILSVVVTFEYVTNTNQTLNQTSPSIPTKTYSANGISFNYSADWEEGNKTGQYLIAYVKDPKLNSSDGKPGAVVEVMKRTSNGVPLKRFYDDVKGEASNVPGYGVMSETTTTVDNVTAYEFTARAMDSNVEEQFDIVLFQKKGFIYMIACGTRAPTYLSDEEENFDIIINSFKVQ, from the coding sequence TTGAAAAAATACATGTTTGCGATAATTCTTATAATTGCAGTGATTTTATCTGTAGTTGTAACATTTGAATATGTAACCAATACAAATCAAACATTAAACCAAACATCTCCCTCTATTCCAACAAAAACATATTCTGCAAATGGAATTTCTTTTAATTACTCTGCAGACTGGGAAGAAGGTAATAAAACAGGACAGTATTTAATTGCCTATGTTAAAGATCCCAAACTAAACAGTTCAGATGGTAAACCTGGAGCTGTAGTAGAAGTTATGAAAAGAACATCCAATGGTGTTCCATTAAAGAGATTTTATGATGATGTTAAAGGAGAAGCATCAAATGTGCCGGGTTATGGAGTGATGTCAGAGACAACAACTACAGTAGATAATGTAACAGCTTACGAATTTACAGCCAGAGCCATGGACAGCAACGTTGAAGAACAGTTTGATATAGTTCTTTTTCAAAAGAAAGGATTTATATACATGATAGCATGTGGAACACGAGCTCCAACATATTTGAGTGATGAAGAGGAAAATTTTGATATAATAATTAATAGTTTTAAAGTACAGTGA
- a CDS encoding PsbP-related protein, whose product MKKYLLAIILLLSIVLISGCTTSGNQTTTNTSTGMKSYNGDQFNFNYPSSWQIITSQAQNSSIAVGDPTSADNNGNVQVNVEIQTAVKPSNVTIQDYYNSTYAQFAAQNLGYKQLSDGTITVNGKTALENVYILSSVSKEQRAVWLQNGNTIYIILCSSPISQYNDQQDTFNAIISSFKLV is encoded by the coding sequence TTGAAAAAATATTTGCTTGCAATAATTCTTTTACTATCTATAGTTCTAATATCCGGATGTACAACTTCTGGAAATCAAACAACCACCAATACATCTACAGGCATGAAATCATACAATGGAGACCAGTTTAACTTCAATTATCCTTCCAGCTGGCAGATAATAACAAGCCAAGCCCAAAACAGTAGCATTGCAGTCGGAGACCCGACTTCGGCAGACAACAACGGAAATGTTCAGGTAAACGTTGAAATCCAAACTGCAGTTAAACCATCAAATGTGACAATACAGGATTATTACAATTCAACATATGCTCAATTTGCTGCTCAAAATTTAGGCTATAAACAGCTATCAGATGGAACCATCACTGTAAACGGGAAAACCGCCCTTGAAAATGTTTATATATTAAGTTCTGTATCTAAAGAGCAAAGAGCAGTATGGCTTCAAAATGGAAATACTATCTATATAATACTCTGTAGCTCTCCTATTTCACAATATAACGATCAACAAGATACTTTCAATGCCATAATCAGCAGCTTTAAGTTAGTTTAG
- the pheA gene encoding prephenate dehydratase, translating into MSNSKKTCQIGFLGPSGSYAEEAASKIQGELISFGSIMEVIDAVNQDIIDSGVVPIENSIEGPVGVTLDLLANDYDLKIKNEIILPISHNLLINEGSSAEDIEIVYSHMQALSQCRKFIEKMGAKPVATPSTSGAAKMVKGKKNAAAIGTRKAGDIYGLKIAAENIQDFENNSTRFVVVAKEDHAPTGHDKTSIVFSLIEDKAGGLYDVLGEFAKRDINLTKIESRPSKKKLGTYIFFIDLEGHKEDEDVKNILDTIKINTMKTKISYIKLLGSYPIEDND; encoded by the coding sequence ATGTCAAACTCCAAAAAAACATGCCAAATAGGTTTTTTAGGCCCATCTGGTTCATATGCAGAGGAAGCTGCATCTAAAATTCAGGGAGAGCTTATATCATTTGGCTCCATAATGGAAGTCATAGATGCTGTTAATCAAGATATCATTGATAGCGGAGTTGTTCCAATAGAAAACTCCATAGAGGGCCCTGTAGGCGTGACCCTTGATCTTCTTGCAAATGATTACGATCTAAAAATTAAAAATGAAATTATACTGCCAATAAGCCATAATCTCCTTATAAATGAAGGATCATCTGCAGAAGATATAGAAATAGTATATTCTCATATGCAGGCGCTTTCACAATGCCGTAAATTTATTGAAAAAATGGGTGCAAAACCAGTAGCAACTCCAAGCACATCTGGAGCTGCAAAAATGGTAAAAGGCAAGAAAAACGCTGCTGCAATTGGAACACGCAAAGCAGGAGACATATATGGCCTTAAAATAGCTGCAGAAAACATACAAGATTTTGAAAATAATTCAACACGATTCGTTGTTGTAGCTAAAGAAGATCATGCTCCTACAGGCCATGATAAAACATCAATCGTATTTTCACTGATTGAAGATAAAGCAGGAGGACTATATGATGTCCTCGGTGAATTTGCAAAAAGAGATATAAATTTAACCAAAATTGAATCACGGCCTTCCAAGAAGAAACTCGGAACTTACATCTTTTTCATCGATTTGGAGGGACATAAAGAGGATGAAGACGTAAAGAACATTTTAGATACCATAAAAATAAATACCATGAAAACAAAAATATCATACATAAAGCTATTAGGTTCATACCCCATTGAAGATAATGATTAA
- a CDS encoding RNA ligase has translation MVIENFLDKKLQELLHVKAEKLDHAIKTGIIKFFEFHGFPTMQFKKDVGVMETGTVIYFRNKIEVIRGFPKIRRTLMLSPTIKNHFKDNIALEEKMNGYNVRIASIGDEIIAITRRGYVCPYTTKKALEIMNLKDFFNDNPDLVLCGEMLGTENPYVAHYYEEIGDIGFRVFDIRKKASNEPIPIKEKAELLEKYNLPVVRLIGIYEVNEAPSIIKKVIKEIGSAGREGIVIKDPSMEITPLKYTSSEAHADELRYAFTYPFDFGRDFFFSRVIREGFQAFEMKENKEELEKRAHRLGEAILYPMVDTIKNVASGDTAGEDLIIDVDNEEEAEDFLHYLHDLGVFAVLLKFEGNKAVIRKIHQSTTDKITNYINGGLY, from the coding sequence GTGGTTATAGAAAATTTTTTAGATAAAAAGCTTCAAGAGCTCCTACACGTGAAAGCAGAGAAACTAGATCATGCAATTAAAACGGGCATTATTAAATTTTTTGAATTCCATGGATTTCCCACCATGCAGTTTAAAAAAGACGTTGGCGTGATGGAAACAGGAACTGTAATTTATTTTAGGAATAAGATCGAAGTAATAAGAGGCTTTCCCAAAATAAGAAGAACATTGATGCTTTCACCGACTATAAAAAATCATTTTAAGGATAATATCGCTCTTGAAGAAAAAATGAATGGATATAACGTACGTATAGCATCAATAGGCGACGAAATAATTGCCATAACAAGGCGAGGATATGTATGCCCATATACTACAAAAAAAGCGTTAGAAATTATGAACTTGAAAGATTTCTTTAACGATAACCCCGATCTAGTTTTATGTGGAGAAATGCTAGGTACTGAAAATCCATACGTGGCACATTATTATGAAGAAATCGGCGATATAGGGTTTAGGGTATTTGATATACGTAAAAAAGCCTCAAATGAACCAATACCCATTAAAGAAAAAGCCGAATTACTTGAAAAATACAATTTACCCGTTGTACGACTTATTGGAATATATGAAGTTAATGAGGCACCTTCCATCATAAAAAAAGTGATTAAAGAAATAGGAAGTGCTGGCAGAGAAGGAATTGTAATTAAAGACCCATCCATGGAAATTACTCCATTAAAATATACTTCTTCAGAGGCACATGCCGATGAACTCCGCTATGCATTTACATATCCCTTTGACTTTGGAAGAGATTTTTTCTTCAGTAGAGTAATAAGAGAAGGTTTTCAGGCATTTGAAATGAAAGAGAACAAAGAAGAACTTGAAAAAAGAGCACATAGGCTTGGAGAAGCAATTTTATACCCTATGGTAGATACAATTAAAAACGTGGCCTCTGGAGATACCGCTGGCGAAGATCTAATAATTGATGTTGATAACGAGGAAGAAGCAGAAGATTTCCTGCATTATCTACATGATCTTGGAGTGTTTGCAGTTCTACTTAAATTTGAAGGTAATAAAGCTGTAATAAGGAAAATACATCAATCTACAACAGATAAAATTACCAATTATATAAATGGAGGACTTTACTAA
- a CDS encoding CBS domain-containing protein yields the protein MHIKDIMSSKVVVVDKDQNLNDALKLMKKHKISRLPVINTNNDHKRELVGIITEKDIALRLGSSRYGNMPPSHFHVSTVMTPDPITLNAAENLGKAAKIMIENKIGGIPIIDDVEIIGIITKTDFIKTCQGIPYNKTYIKDRMQTDVMTVSPGDRLVHARRILIDEDIGRLPVMNGDEIEGILTAKDIADSMISFRKIVPDRYQAARIRNLIVEDIMTQNVRTINEEKTIADASTFMIDEDFSGVPVTNDNGEITGMITKTDIMNFIAELEEVY from the coding sequence ATGCACATAAAAGATATAATGAGTTCTAAAGTTGTTGTAGTAGATAAAGACCAGAACCTTAATGATGCACTAAAACTCATGAAAAAACATAAAATTTCACGGCTGCCTGTCATAAACACCAACAACGACCATAAAAGAGAATTAGTAGGAATTATAACTGAAAAAGATATTGCATTACGGCTTGGTTCATCCAGATATGGTAATATGCCCCCTTCACATTTCCATGTATCCACAGTTATGACTCCAGATCCTATAACTTTAAATGCGGCTGAAAATCTGGGAAAAGCTGCCAAAATAATGATTGAAAACAAAATTGGCGGGATACCCATTATAGACGACGTAGAAATCATAGGCATCATTACAAAAACTGACTTCATTAAAACATGCCAGGGAATACCGTATAATAAGACTTACATAAAAGACAGAATGCAGACAGACGTGATGACTGTAAGTCCCGGAGATAGGCTGGTTCATGCAAGAAGAATATTAATTGATGAAGATATTGGAAGACTACCCGTAATGAACGGCGATGAAATTGAAGGAATTCTAACTGCTAAAGACATAGCAGATTCAATGATATCCTTTAGAAAAATTGTCCCTGACAGGTATCAAGCTGCAAGGATAAGGAATCTCATCGTAGAAGATATAATGACTCAAAATGTAAGAACCATCAATGAAGAAAAAACGATAGCCGATGCTTCAACCTTTATGATAGATGAAGACTTCAGTGGAGTACCAGTTACAAACGACAACGGGGAAATTACAGGCATGATCACTAAAACAGACATTATGAACTTTATTGCGGAATTAGAGGAGGTTTACTGA
- a CDS encoding CBS domain-containing protein, with translation MLVKDVMNDEVFLIQETEQVAHARKIMLKHGVSRVIVTDRDDNPIGIVTEKDLTRKLRGNGPTWKRRSIDTISIRRVMSNGLITIDADSDLKEAVETMLRDKISSVPVVDDEGLAGIITKTDLMKFYASKFNSRWKVSDLMTENVVTVNQNHTITHVISVMNENNIDGLVVMFDNEIAGIITPANISFAEVNDPDTGVSVERVYFVRQGVEGEEKRKARDISMLTAEDIMTEDVVKISKDIDAAEAAQLMCNNYISHLPVVEDDSLVGIITKTDIIKGIQ, from the coding sequence ATGTTAGTAAAAGATGTAATGAATGACGAAGTATTTTTAATTCAGGAAACTGAACAGGTAGCCCACGCAAGGAAAATTATGCTAAAACACGGAGTTAGCAGAGTCATAGTTACAGACCGAGATGATAATCCAATCGGAATTGTTACAGAAAAAGATTTAACACGTAAATTAAGAGGAAATGGCCCCACATGGAAAAGAAGGTCCATAGATACAATATCCATCAGAAGAGTTATGAGCAATGGCCTTATAACAATAGATGCCGACAGCGACCTGAAAGAAGCCGTTGAAACCATGCTGAGGGATAAAATAAGTTCAGTTCCAGTTGTAGATGATGAAGGTTTAGCAGGAATTATTACAAAAACTGACCTCATGAAATTTTATGCATCCAAATTCAATAGCAGGTGGAAAGTTTCAGATCTTATGACCGAAAATGTGGTAACTGTAAATCAAAACCATACTATAACTCACGTCATAAGCGTTATGAATGAAAATAACATAGATGGACTTGTTGTGATGTTTGATAATGAAATTGCAGGCATTATAACTCCAGCTAATATCTCCTTTGCTGAGGTAAATGATCCTGATACAGGTGTGAGTGTTGAAAGGGTCTACTTTGTAAGACAGGGAGTAGAAGGGGAAGAAAAAAGAAAAGCTAGAGACATATCCATGTTAACTGCAGAAGATATAATGACCGAAGATGTTGTTAAAATCAGCAAAGATATAGATGCAGCAGAAGCTGCCCAATTGATGTGTAACAACTATATAAGCCATCTTCCTGTTGTTGAGGACGATTCTCTTGTTGGAATAATCACAAAAACAGATATAATTAAAGGAATTCAGTAA